The Bdellovibrio bacteriovorus W nucleotide sequence AAATTTTCCTCATCCTGAATAGCAAGAATTACTTCGTTCACAGCCTCAAGCTTTACCTTAGATAAGATACGCCATTCAATTCGATATACCTCTCCGTCTACCTCACGGAATTTATTTTGAAAGTGAAGTATCGAATTTTCCATTCGCACTCTCCTTTCGTCCTTTATGCGGCTCTTTTTAAGCTTTTGAAGGTATTCCGCGATTTGATGCGATTTGGAGTAACAAGAAATCACCAGAGTTGTAGATTTGAAGTAGCTTCCCAAAGATCGTTTCACATCCCGAACATAGAGTTCTGGCTGGTAAAATGAATTTCCTGTTTTAAGCAGCCAAAAGCCATTCTTAAGATCGTTTAGCGGATCACTGCACTTTTTTGCTAGAAAGTGGCGGCAAATATCTAGCCTAGTTAGGTAAAAGAAAAATCCACCTTTATGAATATAATTTAGCAGAGTTCTTATCTGAATCCATGCTGTGCCTTTTAAGAAAAACTCTCCCTTGGCTAGGATCTTAAGCATACTATGGGTAACCTCGATATTTATCCCACCTCGGACACAGATCGATCTATAACCACCAACTCGATCATTTCCAGATATCTTGAAAACTTCAAATACCTGCTCTAGAAGAATTTCATTTTTATTTTTCTTTTCCCAATAATAGGAGGCTACGGGCCGATCGATTAGAATCCGAATTTCAACAGTATCCATTTGCGGTGAATCAATGAGAGTAATCATACCGATCCACCTAACCTATTTTTCAGTTCTTCTTTGGAGATAAATCTCGCTTTTATAAAGACCGAGCCTCGAGATTTGCTCGAATAGTAAAACACACCAGGTCTTTTCAGAATTGGAAGATTTAGCGGCAATCCTTGTAACGACGTCGCATCATCATTCACATAACCATAGACCCCCGCATGAAATAAGTTTGCATGAATTTGCAGTTGGCTTATCAGCTGCCCTTGCGTGGCTACAACTGCATACTGCTCGAATTTGCGGGATGAGGTGACAATATTTTCCAAATGCTTAATTATTTGTTGATTGAGAGGATATGATTCTTCTTTAGAGGAACTATTGGAAAATGATTCCAACATCTCATCGACCACTATTAACCAAGGAATTTTGTCTAACAAGACCCCTTTTTCCCAAGCTTCGGCGAGAGTTTCAAAGTCACCAAGATCTATCGTCTTTTGATAGTCCTTAATATTCTTTAAAGCCTGGGCAAGACCCTGTTTTCCTGCAAAGAACTCGAATCAAATTCAAGCACTCGATTGCTACCCCGAAGAGATGTGAATGAACCATGAGGATCACTGATCACTACACACCCGGTGGGATACTTTTCAATGAAAGAAAGGATGCGTGCTCTGAGCAAAGAGGTTTTTCCACCTCCTGATTTGATCCTAACAATTGTCGTGTGATCTTCTGGCTCAAAGGCATTGCCATCTTGATCCAAAAATACTGCTTCAGTTTTTAGATTCCTTTTAAATAAAGACTTCTTGGTATGAAAATTTGCCCGCTCAAAATAGATTCTTTCTTTTTCTGCTCTGGAGCTGATTATGGATTCATCCTTGAAAAGCTCTGCAAAAAAGCCAATATGTTGATTGAATGTCGAGCTCGGCTTATTTGGCTTACTAATGTAGACATGGCCGAATATCGGATGCTTTATTCTGGTGTGGTCATTTGCAAATCCATTTTTAACCAATGTATCCAGTTTATAGTTTTTCTTACTCTGAAATGAACTTTTTAAAAAAGTAATGGCTGCGATTAATATGGTAAACAGAATTGAACATACGACCGCAGCGCGGGACGGATCTTGCCGTCCCCACACTACCGCTATTTCCAAAAGATATTTCATGCTAACCTCAAAACTTTTCCTTGGCTAACACCACGCCTGCCCTCGAAGTCATAGGCTCGTCCTTCTACTACGACCTTATCGCCTATTTTTAAAGGACCTAGGTCTTTCAGCTTCACTGAGTACAGAAGAGTTTCCGTAAATTCTTTTTCACCGATCTTCAGCGAAACTTTTCTTTCGACAATAAGTTTAGCTTTAAGGCCAAGCTCAATATCTTTTTCAGAAGGATTTGTAATCGCACCTATATCTACAATGGTTCCAACTATGGCATCCATTTTTACCTCGTAAGCTGCACATTAATCGCTGATGGAGCAGCTACCTATTCAGCTACAAAGGTAAATAGGGGTTCGCGTTTTCAAATTTTGATTATTTTTTTGGGACTATTTTGTAAGTTGGCCGCCGTATTACTATACGGCGGCCAAACAACAATTTTGGACTAGACTAAACAACTATTGTATTGAAATAAATAGACCTGTATTTATAGACTAAATTTAGAGTTTTATTACTGACGAAAAACCAAAGGTTAATTCATGCATTTAGCAACAATTGCAAATATTTGCACAATTCTTTCTCTAATTTGTTCACTATTTATTGGCTATTCAGTTTTAAAATTAAGACAGTCTGTTTCTCAAAGCGGTGATGGAAATACAAATGGAATGCAAACCGCAAAGGGAAACAACAACCGCCAATCAATCAATTAAGCTCACATGGCGGAAAAAACACAAAACATAGACGGCGATAATAATACGCAAGTATACATTGAGAAGATGTTGGCTGGACTGGGAAATGTTTCATCTACACTTGCCACGCTTATGCCTAAAATTGCAGCTCTTAGTGATAATTCCGATATCACCGACGACGATACCGTACCTTACGACATCGAAAAAAAAATCACTCATAATGATTTAAAGGGATGTGGTCCGCTCATCGTTGAATACCATTCTTATGGTACCCAAATTGATACTATTTACTCGGAGTACAATGAAGGAAAGCCGGGCTCAACAAAAAAACTCTTTAAATACTTCAAGGATAAGTATTTAAATCGACGAGCCGCTATAATTTCGAAGAATAAGGGACGCGACGAGATGGAAGTCATCAGAGAGAATTCTGACGATATTCTTCTTGGCATTATTGGGGAACTGGTGGCAGATTTAAGATCCTCCAATAATTTGAGCATTTCGGTTGAAGAAATTGGACCTTGCGCAAGCGCGGTGGTTTGCCACGCATTTATTCAGTGTAAGATTTTAGAGAAGCCAAAATGATAGTAGATAGCGATTTACATCCGGAGAAAAATATCTTTTTCATCTCTGCGATGATTTTGGATCAACTATCAAAAATGAAAACCCGAAATATTGAAATTTTTGAACTGTTCAATCTGTACAACAAAAATAATATCTCTAAAATTTCTTTTGATTACTTACTACTATCTCTAGACTGGCTTTTTTTGCTCGGCTTAATCAATTTAGACGCAAAGGGAAACATAGTTTATGTATCTCCATAAGTTAGTAATAAATACCAATAAGGGCGTCTTGCGTGAAGTTCCATTTAAAAAGGGTCTTAACTTAATTGTAGATCGCACAACTTCTACAAAAAGAAACGAATCTGGAAATAATGTCGGCAAAACTACTTTTTTGAGAATTATCGACTTCTGCCTCGGTGGAGATAAAGATCCAATTTACACGGATCGGGAATTCAAAAAGAAGAATCAATCAATATATGATTTTCTTTTCAATAATGAAGTAAATTTTGACCTCTTCGTGGAAACAAAAAAAGGTACGATCCATAGAATCAATAGACCTATAGACGGTAAAGCATCCATTGATGGTGTCCCAATGACGTCAGAGAAGAAATTTACTGAACAACTAATGCTTTTGATGTTCGGATGCAACGTCGGTAAACCAAGTTTCGGCCAATTGATGAATAAATTCATTAGAATCGAAAACGATCAGATTGAGAATGCTTTGTATTTTCTTTTTTCGATGTCTGATCGAAGTGACTATGAAGCACTATTCATGTTTTTATTTGGATTCAGAGACACAGGCTTGTTGGCGAAAAAACGTGTCCAGATCGATAAAATAAAAAAACTGCGAAAGAATCTAGAGTCATTTACTGTCTCCACGAATGATCTTGAGCAACAAATTCACTTGATAAATACTGATCTTCAAAAGTTGGAAGAAGAAAAAACCAATTTAAATATTTTTAAAAATGCCGAAGAGGATTTGTCTGAATTAAGAGTAGTTCAAAGTAATATCGTTGGTATTAAAACAGAGTTGTCGAAATTGAACGTTCGCCTTGCTGTTGGCAAGGAAGCTCTTGCGCAACTCTACTCATCAAAGTCAAAAGTGAACACAGACACTATTAAGGCAATTTATGAGCAGGCGAAAACTAATGTTGCTGGGCTTTCCAAAAAATTTGAAGATGTAGTCAATTTTCACAATCAAATGGTCGACAGCAAAACAAAATTTATCGAAGGATCTTTGAAAACAACAGAGGATCTTCTTGCCGATCTAAGACATAAATTAAGCGGACTTGCCAACGCCGAAGCTGGTCTTCTAAAGCGAGTTGAAAATAAGGGGTTACTTGGCGAGTACGACAATGTAAACGCAAAACTCCAAGAAAAGTCGCGAGAAAAGGGTCAGAAGGAAGGACTTTTGGAAAGTCTCACAGCTTTCAATACCAGCCTACAAACCGCCGCTGTAGAGCTTGCCAAAATTAACGACAGTCTCTTTGAGTTTGATAAAGCATTCAAAGATAACTTGAAAAAGTTTAATGAATACTTTTCCGATTTTTCTGAAAAGCTATATGGTGATCGATACTATGTCTCTGTCACGAGAGTTCCTAACGAGACAACGGAAAACTATCTGCTAGATATCGGCAACTTGAAAGAAAATATGGGCACAGGTAAAAAGAAAGCTCAGATATCTGCTCTGGATCTTGCCTATTTAAAGTACTCTCAAGAATCTGAACTTAGACTACCTCTTTTTGTGGTGCATGATCAGCTTGAAACCGTATTTGAAACTCAGATTGGAACCCTGTTTGATCTAGCTAACTCAGTAAGTGGTCAGTTTATCGTAGCTGTCTTAAGCGACAAGTTGCATCTAATGGATCCTAAAGTTGTCGAAGCTAATACTATTTTGACTCTTTCACAAAACGATAAGTTATTCAAAATTCCG carries:
- a CDS encoding hypothetical protein (COG0441 Threonyl-tRNA synthetase) encodes the protein MITLIDSPQMDTVEIRILIDRPVASYYWEKKNKNEILLEQVFEVFKISGNDRVGGYRSICVRGGINIEVTHSMLKILAKGEFFLKGTAWIQIRTLLNYIHKGGFFFYLTRLDICRHFLAKKCSDPLNDLKNGFWLLKTGNSFYQPELYVRDVKRSLGSYFKSTTLVISCYSKSHQIAEYLQKLKKSRIKDERRVRMENSILHFQNKFREVDGEVYRIEWRILSKVKLEAVNEVILAIQDEENFCRTVLSMIEKSHPMRNSEKVLSK
- a CDS encoding hypothetical protein (COG0433 Predicted ATPase), which gives rise to MKYLLEIAVVWGRQDPSRAAVVCSILFTILIAAITFLKSSFQSKKNYKLDTLVKNGFANDHTRIKHPIFGHVYISKPNKPSSTFNQHIGFFAELFKDESIISSRAEKERIYFERANFHTKKSLFKRNLKTEAVFLDQDGNAFEPEDHTTIVRIKSGGGKTSLLRARILSFIEKYPTGCVVISDPHGSFTSLRGSNRVLEFDSSSLQENRVLPRL
- a CDS encoding hypothetical protein (COG5293 Uncharacterized protein conserved in bacteria); this encodes MYLHKLVINTNKGVLREVPFKKGLNLIVDRTTSTKRNESGNNVGKTTFLRIIDFCLGGDKDPIYTDREFKKKNQSIYDFLFNNEVNFDLFVETKKGTIHRINRPIDGKASIDGVPMTSEKKFTEQLMLLMFGCNVGKPSFGQLMNKFIRIENDQIENALYFLFSMSDRSDYEALFMFLFGFRDTGLLAKKRVQIDKIKKLRKNLESFTVSTNDLEQQIHLINTDLQKLEEEKTNLNIFKNAEEDLSELRVVQSNIVGIKTELSKLNVRLAVGKEALAQLYSSKSKVNTDTIKAIYEQAKTNVAGLSKKFEDVVNFHNQMVDSKTKFIEGSLKTTEDLLADLRHKLSGLANAEAGLLKRVENKGLLGEYDNVNAKLQEKSREKGQKEGLLESLTAFNTSLQTAAVELAKINDSLFEFDKAFKDNLKKFNEYFSDFSEKLYGDRYYVSVTRVPNETTENYLLDIGNLKENMGTGKKKAQISALDLAYLKYSQESELRLPLFVVHDQLETVFETQIGTLFDLANSVSGQFIVAVLSDKLHLMDPKVVEANTILTLSQNDKLFKIP